The genomic window TCGCGAGAAGCTTTGATGTGCGCCTCGGCTAACTTAGCCGGGTACCGATCTCTTCAATTACCTACTCAGTATGGGTTACAGCAGATTCTTGATTTCGTGTAGACAGAAAATGATATACCAATATTGATGGCGTCGCAAAAAGTCCGACCTACCGCGTCCTCGCATTTTTTCAAGACTTTGACATACCACATGTATGTCTGCATCCTTGAAAAAACACGACTCCTTGTAGGATGAAATCTTTGCTTAGCCATCGAATTAGTTTTTTACTGGATCGTCAATATTGACGGAACCGCAAAAAGTTTCTTACGGTTGAATACTTATGAAATACGACCTAAATCCATTAAATACTATCATATACAACATATTGGTCTATGTTCCTATTTATCAATATTTTGCGTCATTTCGACAGGTGGTTCCTGAGCCCCGTCGAAGGGGACTTTTTGCGAGATCGTCAATATTAAATATATCAGTAAGACTGAGTTCGAACTTCCCACAGGTAGAGATCAGCATATCCTTTTGGATGAATCTATTGTCTTGGAAACACCAAAGAGTTATAACCAATACCCCAAAAGGTTACGCCGGATAGCTGTATGGGACGATGTTAACAAAAAAACTATCGAGCTTATCACCAATCAAATGTCTTGGACAACAGCCACCATTGCAGAGCTCTATAAACAGAGATGGCAGATCGAAACCTTCTTCAAGGCTATCAAACAGATCATGAAGATCAAGACTTTCGTGGGAAGTTCAGCAAATGCAGTTCAAATACAGATTTGGACAGCACTCATTTCTATTTTGATCCTGAAGTACCTGAAAAAAATAGGAGAACATGATTGGTCCATGTCTAACCTGATCGCTTTCCTGCGAATGAATCTCTTTGTAAAGATAGATCTGACAGAATGGTTCAACCATCCCTTTGAGGAGAGCTCAAGAGCGGGAAATCCAGGACAGGAAGTCTTCGCATGGGGAAAATATTAAGATGGTGTACTTGAGATGAGAAATAATTGGGTATCATTGTTGTGGCCCAGGCTAAACTCAATATATAAGCAGTTTGATCCTAATGAATAATGGATTAATCTAAATAGATATGATCTGAGACTTTGATCGAGTAGGGAGAATAAGCATGAATACATCAAGATATCTGCTATTTCTATTATTGGTGATAACAACATCAGGACTTGGGCAATCAAACAGTAAAGACCTCAGCGAGATGACCCTTGAGGAGCTCATGGGTGTTGAGGTTATCAGTGCAAGTCGCTATGTCCAAAAATTGGATGAAGCTCCCGCCACCATGATAATCATCACACAAAAACAAATCATTGATAATGGATATTTTGATCTATCAGACATCATAAAAGATCTTCCCGGTATTGATATCGTCGATAATGCCCGTGGGTTTGGCGAATTCTATACAGTTCGAGGGATTGAG from Candidatus Neomarinimicrobiota bacterium includes these protein-coding regions:
- a CDS encoding transposase, translating into METPKSYNQYPKRLRRIAVWDDVNKKTIELITNQMSWTTATIAELYKQRWQIETFFKAIKQIMKIKTFVGSSANAVQIQIWTALISILILKYLKKIGEHDWSMSNLIAFLRMNLFVKIDLTEWFNHPFEESSRAGNPGQEVFAWGKY